The genomic stretch GCATGATGTTGGAGAAATTCACGCTGCCGAACAGATCCCACAGGGAACCGTTTTTCAGGAATTTGCTGGAGAAGGTCGCGAACGGCCCGAACAGCAGAACCTGTTTACCATCAAGAATACGGGTGTCGAGGTGCGGAACGGACATCGGCGGGGAGCCGACGGCAGCTTTACCGTACACTTTCGCCAGATGGCGTTTCACGATTTCCGGGTTCTCCGTCACCAGGAACTGACCGCCGACCGGGAAGCCGCCGTAGTTATCCGCTTCAGGAATACCGGATTCCTGCAACAGGGTCAGGGATGCGCCGCCCGCACCGATAAAGACGAATTTCGCCTTGATGACGCTTTCTTTGCCGTCATTTTTCAGGTCAGCCACCGTCACGTTCCAGGTGTTATCCGGGTTACGTTTGATGCCGCGCACTTCATGGCCGAGGCTCAGTGAGAAGTTGGGTTTTTTCTGTAGTGAAGCTACCAGCTGACGGGTGATTTCACCGAAGTTCACGTCGGTGCCGATCGGAATACGAGTCGCCGCGATTTTCTGTTTCGGGTCACGACCTTCCATCACCAGCGGGATCCACTGTTTGATTTGCGCCGGGTCCTCTGAATATTCCATGCCACGGAACAGCGTGCTTTGTTGCAGCGCCGCGAACCGTTTACGCAGGAAATTGATGTTGTCATCACCCCACACAAAACTCATGTGCGGCGTGCTGTTGATGAAGGAACGCGGGTTGTGCAGAACGCCGTTCTGTACCTGATAAGTCCAGAACTGACGGGAAATCTGGAAGGATTCGTTGATTTCGACCGCTTTGGAAATGTCGATGCTGCCGTCCGCTTTTTCCGGCGTGTAGTTCATTTCAGCCAGCGCAGAGTGCCCGGTACCGGCGTTATTCCAGCCGTTGGAGCTTTCCAGCGCCACACCGTCCAGACGCTCGACCATGTCGATTGACCAGTCCGGCTCTAATTCCTGAAGGTATGTCCCCAGCGTCGCGCTCATAATGCCGCCGCCGATCAGTAACACATCAACGGGCTTTTCATCTTCTGCGAACGCTGTCTGGCTGAATGCAACCACGTTAAGGCAGAGGATCATGGCGAGTATCTTTCTCATGACGTCTGTTTCTCTGAATGTTTAGTTTTAGTTTTGCAGGTGAAAGCTATCCAGATTCCCTGGATAAACGAAATCAACAACCCGGTGCGGTGGGGAAATAAGCGATTATTTCCTCAGAGTCTGAAAGGACAATAATGGGGAGTAACGAAAACCGCGGTGAACAACGACAAATCAACCACACAAATGTTACCGAATACTCATATTATCGAGATTTCGTAAACAATTTAACATTGCCGTTACGTGCATTAAAAATAGTTTACTGCTTTAAATAATTACATAAGTGAGTTTTGCAGAGAAACAACTCAGACGAGGTTTGCCCGCAACACCCCGGCCTGTGCGGCCAGAACGGCTGCGGGGCTGTGGCCGACCAGCATGAAGTTGTAGCCCGCCTCGCGCCAGTAAACGACGTTCATTTTTTGCCGGATTTCGCTTTCCTGCGCCGTATTATCACGGTGTTCGCTGCGGGTAATGCACAGCGCCATCGGCCCGTATCGCGCATCAAGGTAAGTGATCTGCGCAATATCGTAGTCATCGTAATGCAATATGCGGGCGTTTTTCAGCTCTGCGCCCTGCACTTCCAGCGCCGCCGGGCTGAGCCCGATGCCCATCGTTTTATGCACCCGCGCCAGCTGAATTTGTTGTTGTTCAGCAGAATCATTCACGTCCGCCAGCGTCTGCGCGGTGTACAGCGACATGTAATCCGCCACGCGATCGCGCCAGTTATCTTTGGAAGCATCGCCCGGAAGCAACGCGGAGTAGCGTCCGGCGAGCAGCCCGACGGCCAGAAAACTGACGGACGCCGCCAGTAACGCACGGCGGCTGAATCCGCGCGAACGGGCAACCGGTGAGTCCGGTATCGCGTCCAAGGCGGCCTGCAAACGCCCCACCGGCGCGTCCTGCAACATCGACCCGAAAGCATCGTGAAAAGGCAAATTGCTGCGCGCCATTTGCGCCAGACGTCCGTCAAGCACGTCATCCTGCGCCAGCCGTTCATCAAACTGCGCCCGCTGATTTTCGCTCAACCGGTTGTCAAGATAGGCGACCAGCACGTCATCGGAGAATGGCGCTGGCGGGATTTCGCGGGTCATTTTTTCTCTCCCTGTTGTGGCTGAGCGCCGGTAGCGGTGTCTTTTGCCAGCGTAAGCCGGGCGGCGGCCAGGCGGCTCATGATGGTACCGATAGGCACTGACAGCGTCATTGCCGCTTCCTGATAGGTAAAACCTTCGACATACACCAGAAACACCGCGTTCCGCTGGGCTTCCGGCAGGGCATTCACCCGCTGCATCACCTGCGTATGCCAGTGCCGGTCTTCAAAAGAGAACGTATCGACGGGCACGTCTGTTTCACTGATATCGACAAATCCCTGCCCCTGACGGACGTGTTGCGCCCTGAGTTCGTTGACCCATATTGAGTGCAGAATGGAAAAGAACCAGCGATCGGCTCCGGCGCGATCAACCACCTGCGCGCAGCGTTCAAGTGCCCGCACGCAGGTCGATTGCACCAGATCATCTGCCACGTCCGGCTTACGCGACAGCACCATCGCGTAACGCCAGAGACGTGCCAGACACTGACTCAGTTCGTGACGTAAGTCGGTGGGTGAAATTTAGCGTTTCCCCGTTTCAGGATTCAGGATGTCCGTCGATGGCCGCGCTCAGATCGCGATACTCTTCGCAGCCGGTGCCGCACAGACCTTTGATGGTCGCCAGTTGCGCTTTCGCGAGATCGGGACGCCCTTTAATCATATAAGCCTCGCCGAGATATTCCCGGACTTTGGCGTAATTCGCATCGATGGCGATGGATTTCTGATAATAGCTGATGCCTTCGTCGGTGCGCCCGAGTTTACGGGTGGCGTAGCCGCGATAATTCCAGGCTTCTTTGGTGTTCTGATCTTTGAGCGTATTGAGCACCGTCAGTGCTTCCTGGTACCGGCCCGATTTCGCCAGATGATAGGCGTACTGGGTTTTATCCTGATCGGAAATCATGCTGCCTTTATCCACCATGCAGCTTTTGGTTTTGCTGTCATAGATTTGCCCTTTCGGGCAGTCCTGCGTTTTCTTCTCAGCTGAATCATCACCCATCGCGTGCGCGGCAACGCTGAACATCAGCAAATTACCCGCCAGACACACTACCGACAACGCCTGAATTACTGTTTTTGTCTTCATAACTTTTGTCTTCCTGTAGAGGAGAGAGTATTTACGGACGGCTGATGCGGCCCGGTAGCATGCGGCGCAGAATGCCGTCGCGGAGAACGTAGTGATGGAAAAGTGCGGCCAGCGCATGTACGCCCGCCAGAACAATCAGCGCCCAGGCGACGTTGTTGTGTAACGCGCCGAAAGTTCGGGTCATCACGCTGTCGAAATTGAAAACGTCCGGGATAGGGAAAAGCCCGAAGAAATAAAAAGGCTCGGCCTGCGACCAGCGGAATAAAAAGCCCAGCACGATCTGCGTGACCAGCAAGATATAGAGCGCCAGATGGGTCAGATGTCCGGCGGCTTTCATCGCCGCCGACATGGCGACGGGCTCCTGTTTGCTGCGTCCGGTGCTGACCGTGAACAGCCGCCAGAGCAAACGCCCGAGAATGATCGCCGCCAGTAAAATCCCGACAGAAATATGCACGGATTGCAGCCCTTTGCGCAGCGGCGTGCCGCGCTCAAGCACTTCCCAGATATGCGCGCTGGCAAACAGGAAAATCACGCACAGCGCCGTCAGCCAGTGCAGAAGAATGGTCAGCCCGTCGTAACGGTGGCGGGAAACAGAAGTGGAAGTTTGCATAAAAACGGTGCCTGTAAGTGTTCGATATCAAGTAAACACCTGAGCACCGCTTTTTATTCGGTGTGGATAACAAAAATCTTTGGCTAAGGGGGAAATAGCCCATCGATAGTGTGAAAGATAGCCTATATATAAAGTGCAGGCAGCATAAGCACCGGCCTGACCAGGACTGAATTTCACTTTAAGTTGGAGAAAATATCAGTTATCACGCAATAAAGATTTGTTCTGAGTAGCCGATAACCGTATTGGGCGCTTTATACGTCAAAGGCTGCGCCATAATTTTGCATTTATTTCTAATGAGGTGTGGCAGGTGAGCGAAGTATCCCGAGAGTCGTTTGCTAAGCGGAACACGCTGGCAATCTTGTCCGTACTGCGTGACTTGAAGAAGAACCAGACGCTGGTCATGATCAGTCACGCCCGCGGGCAATTTATCAGTAAAATTTTGGACGTGGATTCTGATAACCATCAGTTTTTGTTCGATCTGGGCAGCTCAGATTATGAAAACGGTCTGGCGATCAATGCCGGGACGCTGAACTTTGTCGCGGAACCTACCGGCGCGAAAGTGGAATTTGCCTGCGGCCAGGTGCGTCAGGTGACGTACGAAGGTTTGCCGACGTTTACCTGCGACATTCCGCCCGTCTTGTATTTTATCCAGCGCCGCGAGTATTTCCGCGTGAACGTTCCGTGGCTACCGGATTACCGTTGCAGCGGAAAACTGCCGGATACGTCAGAGTTTGCCTATCGCGTGCGCGATATTTCTCTCGGCGGTCTCGGTCTGGAAATTGACGGCACAACGCCACCGGAAATGGCGTCCGGCGCGGTGCTGAAAGATTCACTGATTCAGCTGGCGGAACTCGGCTCGTTCAAGCTGGATTTGCAATATATCGGCTCGATGCCGCGTAAATCAGTCAGCAATAAAGGCGAAACGGTCAGCACGCAGCGCCTGAGTTTTAAGTTTCCACATTTGTCGCCCGCGCAGGAACGTGACCTGCAACGGGCAATTTTTGAGCTTGAAAAACAACAGCATATTAAAGCCAGACGTTTCCAGGAAAGTTAACGTTCAGCACTGAGGCAAACCGGCTCAGATAAACATGCCGCCCGATGCCTCTACGCGCTGGGCGTTCATCCAGCCCGCTTCATCACTGAGCATCAGCGCCACCATCCCGCCGATATCATCCGGCAAACCGGCTCGCCCCAGCGCGGTGTTCGCAGAAACAATCTGGTTCACTTGCGGATTGTCACGCACCATCCCGCCGCTGAAATCCGTTTCAATCGCACCCGGTGCCAGAACGTTGGCGGTGATGCCGCGCGCGCCCAACTCTTTCGCCTGATAGCGCGTCAGTACTTCGATTGCGCCTTTCATGATGGCGTAAGCCGAAGAACCCGGCAGCGCAAACCGCGCCAGACCGCTGGAAATATTCAGAATGCGGCCACCGTCGGCCATCAGCGGCAACAGTTTTTGCGTGAGGAAAAAGGGCCCTTTCAGGTAATGCCGCTCGCTTAAGAACGAGCGGCTTTCTTTTTAGTTGGATACTTTGCAGGGCGAGCCAGTACTTCTCTTGGATAAGCTGGCCTTTTGCGTTTTTCAGGTAAGATTAATCGCTTACCTGACTCTCGTAAGTCTCTTAGTTTTCTAGGTATTGTTCCCGGCGTTCGCCCTGAACACCACAAAAATTCCTCTTGTATCAGCCGCAATGCATTTATGAAGCTTATGCGCAAAGGGTGGACATTGAAGTCATCAGCCATTCGCCTCATTTCCAATCGAACGAGATTGTAACTAATTAATATTCCCCAAATTTCCTGGTAGATCCCCGCCGGTTTTTGGCTTCTTAAGATATTTGTATTTCCCAACTGACTGCATTTTAGCTCGCTGTAACCTTGTTCTATTTCCCATCTTTCCCAGTACACTTGAATGATGTCTTCGAAAGGATATTTTTCAGGGTCTTTCATTGATGTAATGAATTCTTTTATCTCTCCAGAAGGTTTTATTATCAATACCTTACGAGCCAACCATGTGTGGGGAAGATGCGGGAACTGTTTTCTGGCCTGCGGAGAAACCGGCATTTCAATAAGCTGATCGTATTCAGAATACTGCTCGATAACTTTGTGCCTCATTTTACTTTTCACCGGTGTTAGCCAGTGTGTATTCGCTCCTGCGCCTTCCCAGGAAAGTAAAAGTTCTGCGGAAAAGTAAGCCCGGTCAAAGAGGGTCAGTGAGTTTTCCTGAACGGAGCTAACCAACTGTTGTGCATAATATATTTCGCTGTTCTTTACCGGCCCAAATGCAACATCAGTGATCAAATGACTGCGCGCAGACATAAGCGCAACGAGTAAAACCGAAGGGAATGAGTTACTACCGGAAGCAAAACCAAAGGATTTATTCTCAGGAGTATCCGGGGCTCTGAATTGGGTTCCGTCGACGCTGAATACTTTGAGGCCACATACAAATTTTTCCGTATCTTCTTTGTCCCACTGCTCAGAGGTGGAATAGAAAAGATGTCGAAGGGGCTCGAACCCCAGGCGCTGCCTGGCTTTGACCAGACTACTCGTTGCCATGGGCGAGAAATTACCGTGGCTGTCAGGAAAGGCTAAATCGAGTTTATCGCAGACATCAGAAATAGAACGGTTACGCATCAAAGCAATTCCAAGGACAAGCCAGACGACCTGTTCAGCGGGAAATCTTCGTCTGCGAACAGTCGCTCTGCCGGTTTGACTGAGAGCTTGTTCAATCCATTCGAGAGGAATATTTTTTTGAAAAGAATCAATAGATTCAGGGTAGTTAAATGCGGCGGCAACCTGAAGTTGTTCGGAAAGTAGGCTCATAAGGTGTCTGGCTCAAACGATGTTTGAGCCAGATTGTCGCCTAACTGCAGGATCGTTCAAGTTCTCTTAAACGATCAGCATTACCCTTTCAGGTGGATATTCATCATCAGGTCAAACTGCGCTTCGGTGGTGTCGGTGAACGCTTCATGCAGCCCCACGCCCGCATTGTTAACCAGAAAATCAAAAGTCTCGCGCTGCCAGACCTGTTGAAGCTGCGTTTTCACCTCTGCTACAAACGCGTCAAACGATCCGGTGTCGCCGGTATCGAGCGCCAAAGCCACCGCCTTTCCGCCCGAGGCTTCCACGCTCTGCACCACGGCTTTCGCCGCGTCAATCTGACTGTGGTAAGTGAAAATGACGTCAACACCCTTTTTTGCCAGTTTTTCAATGGCATTCCGGCCTAAACCACGGCTTCCGCCGGTTACGATAGCGATTTTACGATTCATTTCAGACCTCATTAGCTTTGGGTACATTTTCGTTGTTTAAAACACAGCCTATTGGACTCTTATGTAATGATAAATAGTCCATAATGAGTTTCACTGTCTCAAAACCAACAACAATCGGGCAAAATGTGGATAAAATTCAATCAATGAAGGTTTTCGTGCGCGTTGCGGAACTGAGCAATTTTACCCGCGCCGCCGAAAGTCTGGGATTACCGAAAGGCAGCGTATCGCGGCTGGTCCAGCAACTGGAAATCCGCATGTCCGCCCGTTTGCTGCACCGTTCCACGCGCCGCGTTCAGCTGACGCAGGACGGCCAGGTGTTTTATCAGCGCTGCAAGGAACTGCTTTCCAGCATGGACGAACTCGAGTCGATGTTTCAGTCGAACCCGGCGAGCATCAGCGGGCGGCTGCGCGTGGATATGTCGGTCGGCATGGCGACGCATCTGGTGTTGCCGCGTCTGGCGGAGTTTCTGAACCGCTATCCGGCGCTGGAAATCGAACTGAGCAGCACCGATCACCGCGTGGACGTGGTTCGCGAAGGATTTGACTGCGTGGTGCGCAGCGGCACGCTGAAAGATTCCGGGCTGATCGCCCGCCCGCTGGGGCATCTGAGCGTAATCAACTGCGCCAGCCCCGGTTATCTGCAACGCTACGGCACGCCGGATCACCCCGATCAACTGGCGCAGCACGCAATGGTGCATTACGAACAAACTCTCGGCAGCCATACGTCTGCGTTTGAATATCTCGACGGCAAGCAGGTGAAAACCGTCAAAAGCGGCGGCGCGGTGACGGTCAACAGCACGGAAACCTATGTGTCTGCCTGTCTGGCCGGTCTGGGGATTATTCAGGTGCCGCTGATTGGCGTGCGTAACGCGCTGGCGGGCGGCCAGCTGGTAAGCATTTTGCCGCAATTCCGTGCGCCGCCGATGCCGGTAACGCTGGTTTATCCGCACCGCCTGAACCTGTCGCGACGAGTGAAAGTCTTCATGGACTGGCTGACAGAAATCACCCAAACGTTCATTGCCTGAGCGGTTAAACCCGCCGGACATCGCCCGGACGGCTCAGGCGTCTATACTTAAGGCCGGATGCACTTTTAAGGACAACATGGATCAATGCCCATTATTTCCAAGCAAGAACCGGTAAAACAGGAAAAACCCGCCCCGCTGATTAACATCAAAACCGGCAATTCGACGGTGGATAAAAACATCGGCAGATTCTCACGGGGGGTAGAATACGTTCAGTCCTGGGGCTGGGTCGCGCATTTGCTGCGGGCCACCGAACGTTTCAACGATCGTCTGGGCAGCCAGTTTGGCGCAGCGATTACCTATTTCTCGTTCCTCTCGCTGATCCCGATTCTGATGGTTTCCTTCGCCGCCGTGGGTTTCGTGCTGGCGTCCAATCCGGATCTGCTGGCCGGTCTCATCAATAAAATCGTGAACAACATCAGCGACCCGAATCTGGCGAATACGCTGAAAAGCACGGTCAATACGGCCATTCAGCAACGTACCGCCGTCGGGTTATCCGGCCTGCTGATTGCGCTGTACTCCGGCATCAGCTGGATGGGGAATCTGCGCGAGGCGATCCGCGCGCAGTCGCGTGACGTCTGGGAACGCAATCCGCAGGATCAGGAGAAAATTCTTCGCCGCTACATTCGCGATTTTATTTCGCTGACCGGGCTGGTGCTGGCGCTGATCATCACGCTGTCGCTGACGTCTATTGCCGGTGCGGCGCAAAAAACCATTGTGGATGCGCTGGGGCTCGGCGGTATCGAGTGGCTGAGGCCGGTGATGACCAGTATCACGCTGGTGATTTCCATTGCGGCCAACTATCTGCTGTTCCTGTGGATTTTCTGGATGTTGCCGCGCCATAAACCGCGCAAGAAAGCCCTGCTGCGCGGGACGCTGCTGGCGGCGATTGGCTTTGAGGTGATCAAATTCGTGATGACCATGACACTGCCGAAACTGGCCACGTCGCCTTCCGGCGCGGCGTTCGGGTCGGTGATTGGCCTGATGGCGTTCTTCTATTTCTTCGCCCGCCTGACGTTGTTTGTCGCCGCGTGGATTGCCACCGCGAAATACAAAGATGACCCGCTTATGCCCGATCACGCGAAAAAAGGCGAAAAAGCGGCGTCGGGAAACGACAGTGAATACACGCCTGACGATCTCATCGTGCCAGATGAAATCCATATCACCGCCGTTAATTCTGAAATTGAAACCAAAAAGCAGTGAATAACACCACGCATACGTTATCACTGCCCTAAAACCAGAATAACTGACTAATGGCCGTACTTTTATTTCACGGTTTTGCAGTCAGTTACTCTGAATTTGTTTCATTGAACAAACTTATGATTGGCAAACGGGCGACGCTAAAAAAGATTCCCCCGATCCCGCCCCAAATGCCGTTTTCAGGCATATCTCGCGCGTTGAAAACCCGTCTGGCTGTGCATAAGATGCCCTTTCACCACACATTTATTTACAAACCCTCTATTTCATCAACAACAAATAAGAAACACTTATGCAAGCCTCCATCGCTCAAGAATTAGAAGCTGACGCCAATCTGGTGAATCAGAACTCACGCGGAAAAGTCATCGTTGCGTCGCTGATCGGGACGGCTATCGAGTTTTTCGATTTTTACATTTATGCCACGGCTGCGGTGATCGTGTTCCCGCATATCTTCTTCCCGCAGGGCGACCCGACGGCCGCCACGCTACAGTCGCTCGCCACTTTCGCTATCGCCTTTATTGCGCGTCCGATTGGCTCCGCGCTGTTTGGGCATTTCGGCGACCGCGTCGGGCGTAAAGTGACGCTCGTGGCGTCGCTGCTGACCATGGGGGTTTCCACCGTGGTGATCGGCCTGCTGCCGACTTACGCGACGATTGGCGTTTTCGCACCTATGCTGCTGGCGCTGGCGCGTTTTGGTCAGGGTCTCGGTCTGGGCGGCGAATGGGGCGGCGCAGCATTGCTCGCAACAGAGAATGCGCCACCGAAAAAGCGCGCGCTGTACGGCTCTTTCCCACAGCTTGGCGCGCCGATTGGCTTCTTCTTCGCCAACGGCATGTTCCTGCTGTTGTCATGGTTGCTGACCGACGAACAGTTTATTTCCTGGGGCTGGCGCGTGCCGTTCCTGCTTTCTGCGGTGCTGGTGCTGGTCGGCCTTTATGTGCGCGTTTCCCTGCACGAAACGCCGGTCTTCGCCAAAATTGCCAAAGCCGGTAAACAGGTGAAGGTGCCGATTGGCACGCTGTTCACAAAATACAAAAAAGCGACCCTGCTTGGCACGTTCATCATGGTGGCGACGTACACACTGTTCTACATCATGACCGTGTATTCACTGGGTTACGGCACGGCGGCGCAGCCGGTCGGTCTGGGCATTCCGCGTAACGAATTCCTGCTGATGCTGATGATTGGTGTAATCGGCTTCGGCGTGATGGTGCCGGTTGCCGGTCAGCTGGCGGATAAATTTGGCCGTCGCAAAACCATGATCTGCATTACCCTGCTGATGATTGTTTTCGCGCTGAATTTCCCGGCGATCCTCGGGTCAGGCTCGCAGGCGCTGGTGATGGTCTTCCTGCTGTGCGGTTTTATGGTGATGGGACTGACGTTTGGTCCGATGGGGGCGCTGCTGCCGGAACTGTTCCCGACAGAAGTCCGCTACACCGGCGCATCCTTCTCCTATAATGTGTCTTCGATACTCGGTGCGTCGGTCGCGCCTTATATCGCCACCTGGTTGGCGACCCATTACGGGTTGTTCTATGTGGGCATTTATCTGGCCTTTATGGCAACGCTGACGCTGATCGCGCTGCTGTTATCCAAGGAAACTGCCCATCAGTCGCTGTAACTGATCCGGACACCGTGCCAGGTTTTTCGCCCGGCACGGTGCCTTCTGCGAAGGTTTCTTATGCGTTTACGACGATTAGTTTTGCCTGTCCTGCTCCTGCTTATCATCATTGCCGCCGCTATCTGGTATTTCTGGCCCCACTCTTCCAATCCCAACGCCCTGTGGAACATCATCAGCCAAAAATGCGTGCCGAATCAGCACAGCACGGGCAAACCCGATCCCTGCGCGCAGGTGGATGAACAACAGGGATTTGTGGTGCTCAAGGATATGAACGGGCCGTTGCAGTATTTACTGATGCCCACCGCGCGGATCACCGGCATGGAAAGCCCGGCGCTGCTCGAACCGGAAACGCCGAACTTCTTCAATCAGGCCTGGAATGCGCGGCATTTTATGGCGGATAAATACGGCAAACCGATTGATGACAGCAATGTCTCGCTGGCGATTAATTCACAATACGGACGCTCGCAGAATCAGTTGCACATCCATATTTCCTGTCTGTTGCCGCAGGTAAAAACCACGCTGGCCAGAGACGGTGCGCAGATGGGTTACAACTGGCAGGAACTGCCGGATAAACTGATCGGCCACACCTATCTGGCGCGTAAAGTGACACCCGCCGAGCTGAATGAGAAAGGCGCGTTCCGAATTTTAGCGCAAGGCGTACCGGACGCAGATAAGAAAATGGGCCACTTCGGTATGGCAATGGTCAGCCTCCAAAACGGTGATTATCTGCTGCTCGCCAGCGAACGCGATTTACTGAAACTCAATAACGCCTCGACCGAAGAAATCCAAGACCATAACTGCGCAGTGCTGGATCCGGTGCCGGTTCCCTGAAGCGCGCCGTGACTTAAATAAACAGCGCGGGAGAGATGCCAAAACGGGCCGCAAGCTTGCCAATATGTTCGACGGTCAGCTTGCGTTCTCCGCGTAAAATCCGCGACACCAGCGATTTCCCGCCGATTTCATCGGCAAAATCACTCTGCTTTAAGCCGTACTGATCCATCAGCGTGGCAAGAACGGCAACGCCGCCCGGCAGGGCTTCCATCTCTTCACGAAAGGCGATGACCTGCGGAAGCGTATTTTCGTAAGCCGTGATTTTATTGCTGACAATATCGAGTAAAGGACTGGTCGGGTTGTTCATCAACAGGTACTCAACCAGTTCCAGCGCTTTCTGATAATCCTGCTCGCTGGCGTTATCGCCCAGCAGAGGTACGGCGCTGACCAACGCCTCAGTCGCTTTAATGGCTTCATTAATCATTTCTTTTTACCCCGGTGCAAATCGGTAAAACGATCATACTCAGCGTGGGTATAAACCCCTTTAACGTAAAACTTCTGGCTCTCGAAGAAGATCAACGCAATGACTCTGACGTCGTTTCTTGCGATGTTGATAACATAATGTTTATCCAGATATTTGAAGTTATCCAGCGAAGGATAAACTTTTTTAAGCGCCGCCGGGTTTGGAAAATTCCCTTTCTCGATGACCTTCCCGAGATTCAGTAAGTCCGCTTTATATTGCGGAAAACGTACTGCGGCTTCAGCTAAGGCCCGCATTGTAATCAGATGCATTCTTGTTCCATAAGTTGACAACCTGTCAACAGCGTAACACTGCGATACCAGGTTGCCAATCTGGCAACTTAATTTCTGTTACTTCGATTCCATTATTTCTCTTTCATCTGCTGCAATATCGGGCCGCACTGGTTTTCTTCGTTATCACTCGGGGAAATCAGTGCGAGCAACGCGGCTGCCGGAGCGACGACCGCGCCGAGAGCGATAGCGGCTGCACCACGGGCGATCAACGGGCCGGGTTTCACACCGGCGTCCGGATTTTTATAGGTGCCTCGAACATACAGCGGTGAACGCAGCGTCAGAATACGCACGCCTTTGCTTTCCGGGTTAATCGACAAATCCAGACG from Rahnella sikkimica encodes the following:
- a CDS encoding MFS transporter is translated as MQASIAQELEADANLVNQNSRGKVIVASLIGTAIEFFDFYIYATAAVIVFPHIFFPQGDPTAATLQSLATFAIAFIARPIGSALFGHFGDRVGRKVTLVASLLTMGVSTVVIGLLPTYATIGVFAPMLLALARFGQGLGLGGEWGGAALLATENAPPKKRALYGSFPQLGAPIGFFFANGMFLLLSWLLTDEQFISWGWRVPFLLSAVLVLVGLYVRVSLHETPVFAKIAKAGKQVKVPIGTLFTKYKKATLLGTFIMVATYTLFYIMTVYSLGYGTAAQPVGLGIPRNEFLLMLMIGVIGFGVMVPVAGQLADKFGRRKTMICITLLMIVFALNFPAILGSGSQALVMVFLLCGFMVMGLTFGPMGALLPELFPTEVRYTGASFSYNVSSILGASVAPYIATWLATHYGLFYVGIYLAFMATLTLIALLLSKETAHQSL
- a CDS encoding CDP-diacylglycerol diphosphatase, with the protein product MRLRRLVLPVLLLLIIIAAAIWYFWPHSSNPNALWNIISQKCVPNQHSTGKPDPCAQVDEQQGFVVLKDMNGPLQYLLMPTARITGMESPALLEPETPNFFNQAWNARHFMADKYGKPIDDSNVSLAINSQYGRSQNQLHIHISCLLPQVKTTLARDGAQMGYNWQELPDKLIGHTYLARKVTPAELNEKGAFRILAQGVPDADKKMGHFGMAMVSLQNGDYLLLASERDLLKLNNASTEEIQDHNCAVLDPVPVP
- a CDS encoding helix-turn-helix domain-containing protein, producing MINEAIKATEALVSAVPLLGDNASEQDYQKALELVEYLLMNNPTSPLLDIVSNKITAYENTLPQVIAFREEMEALPGGVAVLATLMDQYGLKQSDFADEIGGKSLVSRILRGERKLTVEHIGKLAARFGISPALFI
- a CDS encoding type II toxin-antitoxin system HigB family toxin; translation: MHLITMRALAEAAVRFPQYKADLLNLGKVIEKGNFPNPAALKKVYPSLDNFKYLDKHYVINIARNDVRVIALIFFESQKFYVKGVYTHAEYDRFTDLHRGKKK